TGTGCGAAAAGCAGATATCGTTGGCGTCTCTTCATTGCGTCGTGGCGTCGCGGAAGCGATTGAAGCCGTCGCTCACGGCGATGAAAGTACTTCGCGCGTTGTCGGGCGGGTCATTGACGAGATCAAACTGCCACCGGGCACGATTATTGGTGCCGTAGTGCGTGGTAACGATGTGATGATTGCCAATGACAACTTACGCATCGAACAAGGCGATCACGTCATTATGTTTCTGACAGATAAAAAGTTTATTACCGACGTCGAGCGCTTATTCCAGCCTAGCCCTTTCTTCCTTTAACATTGAAGGGTGCATTATTCGCACCCTTTTAATTCCCCTGATTTATCAAGGATTAATTCGTACTATTAATCTAAATACTTAAATGGAAAATATCTTAACATTTGTTAAACTTATTAACGTCAGCTGCATAGGGAGAATATAATGAGCATTATTAAAGAGTTTCGCGAATTCGCGATGCGCGGGAACGTTGTCGATTTGGCAGTGGGTGTCATTATCGGTGCGGCATTCGGTAAAATTGTATCGTCACTGGTTGCCGATATCATTATGCCGCCGCTCGGTTTGCTAATTGGTGGTATCGATTTTAAACAGTTTGCCGTCACGCTGCGCGATGCACAGGGAGATATCCCTGCCGTTGTGATGCACTATGGGGTGTTTATTCAGAACATCTTCGACTTTGTGATTGTGGCATTTGCTATTTTCATGGCAATTAAGCTCATCAATAAACTCAATCGTAAGAAAGAAGAGCCGGCTGCTGCACCTGCGCCGACGAAAGAAGAAGTCTTGCTCACTGAGATCCGTGACCTGCTTAAAGAACAGAACAATCGTTCTTAATAGACCGCTGAAAACAGAAGGCCAGTGGTAAAAAAGTGATTCACTTTCTTGCCACTGGCCTCCCAGTTACCCCGATTACCATGTTTCCCTTTACGTAAATAACTTCCCTTACCTTTCTTATTCTTTTCAATACGCTGTCTGAAGAGTGGATCATGTAATAATGCCTCAATGGCATTGTCCTTTATCTGCCCTTTTGTATGCTGATAACGACTCATAATAGCTCCTGTTTGTGGTTTAACGGCGGGAGTGTAGTCCCACCAGTTTGATAAATCAACAACCTAACTTCACTCCACTGGCTCCCTGTTCCAGGGCTTCCAGGATTGAGCAGTACACGCTGCTATGCGCAGTACCACAGCAGGCATCGTTCAGACGCTGCAATGAACGCTGCATGCTTTGCAGTTCGGCAATGCGCGCTTCGACTTCTTTCAGTCGCTCCTGCACGATCCCTTTTGATTCCTGACAGGTATGATGTTCGGGATCGATGCGGATCGACAACAACTCACGGATCGACTCGAGGGTAAACCCGAGCTGTCGGGCATAGCGGATGAATTTTAGCCGCTGAAGATCCTTTTCCGTATACAACCGGAATCCCCCTTCCGTGCGGACTTCATGTTCCATCATCTGTTGCTTTTCATAGTAGCGGATCGTATCAGGAGTTACGTCCGCGAGCTTTGCTAACTCACCAATGCGATACATATCCACGCCTTAATTGTCATTAATTTTAAGCAGCAACTTATCCGCGTACTCACCACGTAGAAATTCAGTGCTTAGACCAGCCTGCCGCAACTTCAGTTCCAGGAGTGACAAACGCCGGCTCACTTCATGATACTGAGGATCATCCTGCCTCAGGCCTTTCAGCAGATCCAGTAACTGGATGGCTTCTTTTCGCTGCTCCAGCTCAGGCGGAAGGCAGCCTGCATTTTTTAATAAACGATAACCGGCCCGTAACTCAACAGGTACATGCGAATCATCATCCAGAACCAGCCGCTCGCCAGCACCATGAAGATTCTCAAACTCACCGTTTTTCTGCGCATCAGTGATATGGCGCTCTGCCCACTGGTCCAGTAACCACATAGACGACTCCAGGGGATGAACAAAAAGAGTACAGATATTGTAGATAAGTGGGGGTACTGAGGATATAAAAAAACCCGCCGGGGCGGGTTTTTTTACGTTACTACAGATTACTCTGCAGCAGCTTCTGCTTTCGATTCAGAGCGATCAACCAGCTCGATGTATGCCATCGGCGCGTTGTCACCTGCACGGAAGCCACACTTCAGAATGCGAGTGTAACCACCGGCGCGGCTCGCGAAACGCGGGCCCAGCTCGTTAAACAGTTTTGCCACGATCTCGTTATCACGAGTGCGGGCGAATGCCAGACGACGATTAGCTACGCTATCAGTCTTGGCAAGAGTAATCAGCGGCTCAACTACGCGACGCAGCTCTTTCGCTTTAGGCAGGGTCGTCTTGATGATTTCATGACGAACCAGTGAACCTGCCATGTTGCGGAACATAGCCTGGCGATGGCTGCTGTTGCGGTTCAGTTGACGACCACTCTTACGATGGCGCATGACCTTATCCTTCTCAGTAAAACCTTAACCTGTGATCCGGTTACTCGTCAGCGATGCTTGCCGGTGGCCAGTTTTCCAGGCGCATGCCCAGAGACAGTCCACGGGAAGCCAGCACGTCTTTAATCTCAGTAAGAGATTTTTTACCAAGGTTAGGCGTCTTAAGAAGCTCAACCTCAGTACGCTGTACCAGATCACCGATATAGTGGATAGCTTCTGCTTTAAGGCAGTTAGCAGAGCGGACAGTCAATTCCAGATCGTCAACAGGGCGCAGCAGGATCGGATCGAATTCTGGTTTCTCTTCTTTCACTTCCGGCTGACGTACATCACGTAAGTCAACGAAAGCTTCCAGTTGTTCAGCCAGAATGGTCGCCGCACGACGAATCGCCTCTTCAGGATCGATTGTGCCGTTGGTTTCCATTTCGATGACCAGCTTGTCCAGGTCGGTACGCTGTTCTACACGCGCTGCTTCAACATTGTAGGCAATACGCTCTACAGGGCTGTAACATGCGTCGACCAGCAGACGGCCGATTGGGCGCTCATCTTCTTCCGAATGAATTCGGGTAGAAGCCGGCACATAACCACGACCGCGCTGAACTTTGATACGCATGCTAATAGACGCGTTCTCATCGGTCAGGTGGCAGATCACGTGCTGCGGCTTGACGATTTCGACATCCCCATCATGGGTAATGTCGGCTGCAGTCACAGGGCCAATGCCAGATTTATTCAAGGTAAGAATAACTTCATCTTTACCCTGAACTCTCACCGCCAGCCCTTTCAGGTTGAGCAGGATTTCCAGGATATCTTCCTGAACGCCTTCTTTGGTGCTGTACTCATGTAGTACACCATCAATCTCAACCTCGGTCACCGCGCAACCCGGCATCGATGAGAGCAGAATACGGCGCAGTGCGTTACCCAGAGTATGGCCAAAGCCACGCTCTAAAGGCTCAAGGGTCACCTTGGCGTGCGTCGAACTCACTTGCTCGATATCTACCAGGCGCGGTTTTAGAAACTCTGTCACAGAACCCTGCATTGTGTCCTCTCTTTGGTACTAAGCTTTACTTGGAGTAAAGCTCGACGATCAGGTGTTCGTTAATGTCCGCAGACAGATCAGAACGCTCAGGCTTACGCTTGTACGTACCTTCCATCTTGCCAGCATCAACTTCCAGCCAGGTTGGCTTTTCACGCTGCTCAGCCAGCTCCAGAGCGGCTTTCACGCGAGACTGCTTCTTCGCTTTCTCACGAATGCTAACAACGTCATTCGGACTAACCTGATAAGAAGCGATGTTAACAACACGACCGTTTACCATAATTGCTTTATGGCTAACCAGCTGACGTGCTTCTGCACGAGTGGCACCGAAGCCCATACGGTATACAACGTTGTCCAGACGACCTTCCAGCAGAGCCAACAGGTTTTCACCAGTGTTGCCTTTCAGACGTGCTGCTTCTTTGTAGTAGTTACGGAACTGACGCTCCAGCACACCGTAGATACGGCGAACTTTTTGCTTTTCACGCAACTGCACACCATAGTCAGACAGACGCGGTTTACGCGCACCGTGCTGGCCAGGAGCTTGTTCAATTTTACACTTGGTATCGATCGCGCGAACGCCAGACTTAAGGAATAAGTCGGTGCCCTCACGACGGCTCAGCTTGAGCTTAGGACCCAAATATCTTGCCATTTTCTTTCTCCAACAAACCTGGAAAACGAGGCGTTATACGCGACGTTTTTTCGGCGGACGACAACCGTTATGAGGGATCGGAGTCACATCAGTAATATTAGTGATGCGGAAACCAGCGGCGTTCAGAGCACGAATAGTAGATTCGCGGCCTGGACCCGGACCTTTAACCATAACTTCCAGATTCTTGATACCGTATTCTTTTACGGCGTCAGCGCAACGCTCTGCTGCAACCTGAGCTGCGAACGGAGTAGATTTGCGAGAACCACGGAAACCGGAACCACCGGCTGTTGCCCAACCCAGCGCGTTACCCTGACGATCAGTGATAGTCACGATGGTGTTGTTGAAAGAAGCATGGATATGAGCCACGCCGTCAGAGACTTGTTTTCTTACACGTTTACGTGCACGAATTGGTGCCTTTGCCATTATTCAATCACCCCGATTATTTCTTGATCGGTTTGCGCGGACCCTTACGGGTACGTGCGTTGGTCTTAGTACGCTGACCGCGCACTGGCAGACCACGACGATGACGCAAACCGCGATAGCAACCAAGATCCATCAGGCGCTTGATGCTCATGCTGATTTCACGGCGCAGATCACCTTCAACGACAAATTTGGCAACTTCGTCACGCAGCGTGTCGATTTGTCCTTCAGACAGCTCACTGATCTTAACATTTTCAGCGATACCCGCTGCAGCCAGAATAGCTTTAGAACGGGTCTTACCGATGCCGTAGATCGACGTTAATGCGATCACAGCATGTTTTTGATCAGGAATGTTAATGCCTGCTATACGGGCCACTATGCACTCCTACTATTTAATATGTACGCACCATGCTGAAAAGCCCGTTTTCAGGATACTCAAATGGAAACGTACAGACATACAAAAGATTGGCTGGCTAATCTAGCCAGCTCAACCCAACTTTGCAAGAAAAATATGCGAATAAATCAGCCTTGGCGCTGTTTATGCTTCGGCTCGGCACTGCAAATCACACGGATGACACCATCACGCTTAACGATTTTGCAGTTACGGCATAATTTCTTGACGGAAGCACGAACTTTCATTTTTACTCTCCGTAACTTCTCGGGCGACCAATTATCGGCCGTAGCCTTTCAGGTTCGCCTTCTTCAATGCAGACTCGTACTGACTAGACATCATCAGAGTTTGCACTTGAGCCATAAAGTCCATAATCACGACAACAACGATAAGCAGTGAGGTCCCACCAAAGTAGAACGGTACTTTCATTGCATCACGCATGAACTCCGGGATCAGGCAGATAAAGGTAATGTAGAGCGCACCAACTAAAGTCAGGCGGGTCATTACTTTATCAATATACTTCGCCGTTTGCTCTCCCGGACGAATTCCTGGTACAAATGCACCGGACTTCTTCAGGTTATCTGCTGTTTCACGCGGGTTGAAAACCAACGCCGTGTAGAAGAAACAGAAGAAGATGATTGCAGACGCATAGAGTAACACATAAAGCGGTTGCCCAGGCTGCAAATACAGCGAAATTGTTGTCAGCCAGTTCCAACCAGTCCCGCCCCCGAACCATGACGCGATGGTTGCCGGGAACAGAATAATACTGGAAGCGAAGATTGCCGGGATTACCCCCGCCATATTCACTTTCAGCGGTAAATGTGTGCTCTGTGCAGCATAGACACGACGACCCTGCTGACGTTTCGCGTAGTTTACCACAATGCGGCGTTGACCACGCTCAACAAATACAACAAAGAACGTCACTGCAAATACTAATACTGCAACCAACAGCAACACGAGGAAGTGCAGGTCGCCTTGACGCGCTTGCTCGATAGTATGGGCAATGGCTGGCGGGAGTCCCGCGACAATACCGGCGAAGATAATGATCGAGATACCGTTACCGATACCACGTTCAGTAATCTGTTCGCCCAACCACATCAGGAACATTGTCCCTGTGACCAGACTGACAACAGCGGTGAAATAGAATGCAAAGCCCGGGTTCATAACCAGGCCTTGCATACCAGGCATATTCGGCAGACCGGTAGCAATACCGATCGACTGGAATATTGCCAGCACCAGAGTACCGTAGCGGGTGTACTGGCTGATCTTACGACGACCAGACTCCCCTTCTTTCTTAATTTCCGCCAACGTTGGATGAACCACTGTCAGCAGCTGGATAATAATTGATGCCGAAATGTACGGCATAATACCCAGGGCAAAGATAGAAGCACGGCTGAGAGCACCACCAGAGAACATGTTAAACATTTCAATGATGGTGCCTCGCTGTTGCTCAAGCAGTTTGGCAAGTACAGCGGCATCAATACCAGGGATCGGAATGAAAGAGCCAATACGGAACACGATAAGCGCACCGATAACAAACAGCAGTCTGCGTTTCAGCTCGCCTAAGCCACCTTTGGCACTTTGAAAATCTAATCCCGGTTGTTTAGCCATCTGCTACTTATTCCTCGATTTTACCGCCAGCAGCTTCGATAGCAGCACGAGCGCCTTTAGTAACACGCAGACCACGAACAGTTACCGGAGTAGTGACTTCACCAGCCAGGATCACTTTCGCGAACTCGATCTGGATACCGATAATGTTAGCCGCTTTCAGCGTGTTCAGGTCTACAACACCGCCTTCTACTTTAGCCAGGTCAGACAGACGAACTTCGGCTGTAATCGCTGCTTTACGAGAAGTGAAGCCGAATTTCGGCAGACGACGATACAGAGGCATCTGGCCGCCCTCGAAACCGCGACGTACGCCACCGCCAGAACGAGACTTCTGACCTTTGTGACCACGACCACCGGTTTTACCGAGGCCAGAACCGATACCACGACCCAGGCGTTTACCCGCCTTTTTGGAGCCTTCGGCCGGAGACAGAGTATTTAAACGCATCTCTTACTCCTCAACTTTAACCATGAAGGAAACCGCGTTGACCATACCACGAACAGCAGGAGTATCCTCGCGCTCTACGGTGTGACCAATACGACGCAGACCCAGGCCAAGCAGCGTTGCCTTATGTTTCGGCAGACGACCGATTGCACTGCGGGTTTGAGTAATTTTAATAGTCTTTGCCATGGTTTATTTCCCCAGAATTTCTTCAACGGATTTACCACGCTTGGCAGCGACCATTTCTGGAGAATTCATATTTTCCAGGCCATCAATAGTTGCACGAACCACGTTAATCGGGTTGGTGGAACCATATGCTTTAGCCAGAACGTTATGAACCCCAGCAACTTCCAGAACGGCGCGCATTGCACCACCGGCGATGATACCGGTACCTTCGGAAGCTGGCTGCATGAATACACGAGAACCCGTGTGAACACCTTTAACCGGGTGTTGCAGGGTGCCGTTGTTCAGCGCGACGTTAATCATATTGCGACGGGCTTTTTCCATCGCTTTCTGGATCGCTGCTGGAACTTCACGCGCTTTACCGTAACCAAAACCAACGCGACCGTTACCATCGCCAACAACAGTCAGAGCTGTGAAGGAGAAAATACGACCACCTTTTACGGTTTTAGATACGCGGTTTACCGCGATCAGCTTTTCCTGCAGTTCGCCAGCTTGTTTTTCGATGTGAGCCATCTTACACCTCTACCTTAGAACTGAAGGCCAGCTTCACGGGCAGCATCTGCCAGTGCCTGGACACGACCATGATATTGGAACCCGGAACGGTCAAAGGACACATCTTTGATGCCTTTTTCCAGAGCGCGTTCAGCGACAGCTTTACCCACAGCTGCAGCCGCGTCTTTGTTACCGGTGTACTTCAGTTGTTCAGCGATAGCTTTTTCTACAGTAGAAGCAGCTACCAGAACTTCAGAACCGTTCGGTGCAATTACCTGTGCGTAAATATGACGCGGGGTACGATGTACCACCAGGCGAGTTGCGCCCAGCTCTTTGAGCTTGCGGCGTGCGCGGGTCGCACGACGGATACGAGCAGATTTCTTATCCATAGTGTTACCTTACTTCTTCTTAGCCTCTTTGGTACGCACGACTTCGTCGGCGTAACGAACACCCTTGCCTTTGTAAGGCTCAGGACGACGGTAGGCACGCAGATCTGCTGCAACCTGGCCGATCACCTGCTTATCAGCGCCTTTCAGCACGATTTCAGTTTGAGTCGGACATTCTGCAGTAATCCCTGCCGGCAGTTGATGGTCAACAGGGTGTGAGAAACCTAAAGACAGGTTTACTACGTTCCCTTTAACCGCTGCACGATAACCTACACCAACCAGCTGCAGCTTCTTAGTGAAGCCTTCGGTAACACCGATAACCATTGAGTTCAGCAGGGCACGCGCGGTACCAGCCTGAGCCCAACCGTCTACGTAACCATCACGCGGACCGAAGGTCAGAGCATTATCTGCATGTTTAACTTCAACAGCATCGTTGAGAGTACGAGTCAGCTCGCCGTTTTTACCTTTGATCGTAATAACCTGACCGTTGATTTTTACATCAACGCCGGCAGGAACAACGACCGGTGCTTTAGCAACACGAGACATTTTTTCCTCCGATTAGGCTACGTAGCAGATAATTTCGCCACCAAGACCAGCCTGGCGCGCTGCACGATCAGTCATAACACCTTTAGAGGTAGAAACAACCGCGATACCCAGACCCGCCATAACTTTCGGCAGCTCATCTTTACGTTTGTAGATGCGCAGACCTGGGCGACTGACACGCTGAATGCTTTCTACAACAGCTTTACCCTGGAAATACTTAAGAGTCAGTTCCAGTTCCGGCTTGGTGTCGCCTTCAACTTTAAAATCTTCAATAAAACCTTCTTCCTTCAGCACGTTGGCAATTGCCACTTTCAGCTTGGAGGAAGGCATGGTGACCGCAGCTTTGTTCGCGGCCTGACCGTTACGGATACGGGTCAGCATATCCGCGATCGGATCTTGCATGCTCATCTGTCTTTACTCCCGTGATTCAATTGGTGACAATTACCAGCTAGCCTTTTTCAAGCCTGGTACTTCACCGCGCATAGCGGCTTCACGTAGCTTGATACGGCTCAACCCGAACTTGCCCACATAACCATGTGGACGACCTGTTTGACGGCAGCGGTTACGCTGACGAGACGGGCTGGAATCACGCGGCAGAGACTGCAGCTTAAGAACAGCGTTCCAACGATCTTCGTCGGAAGCGTTCACATCAGAGATGATCGCTTTCAGTTCAGCGCGTTTCGCGAAGTATTTATCAGCTAAAGCTACGCGTTTTACTTCGCGTGCTTTCATTGATTGCTTAGCCATTCAGTAACCCTACCTTACTTGCGGAACGGGAAGTCAAAGGCAGCCAGCAGAGCACGGCCTTCTTCGTCAGATTTCGCAGTAGTGGTAATGGTAATATCCAAACCACGAACGCGGTCGACTTTATCGTAGTCGATTTCTGGGAAGATGATCTGCTCACGGACACCCATGCTGTAGTTACCACGACCATCGAATGACTTAGCGGACAAGCCACGGAAGTCACGGATACGCGGTACAGCAATAGTGATCAGGCGCTCAAAGAACTCCCACATGCGTTCGCCACGCAGAGTTACTTTACAGCCGATCGGATAGCCCTGACGGATTTTGAAGCCTGCAACAGATTTGCGTGCTTTGGTGATCAGCGGTTTTTGACCGGAGATTGCTGTCAGGTCAGCTGCTGCGTTATCCAGCAGTTTCTTGTCAGCGATCGCTTCACCAACACCCATGTTCAGGGTGATCTTCTCGACCCGAGGGACTTGCATGACAGAATTGTAGTTAAACTCAGTCATGAGTTTATTAACTACTTCGTCTTTGTAGTAATCATGCAGTTTCGCCATCGTACTACTCCAAATTACTTGATAGTTTCGCTGTTAGACTTGAAGAAACGGACTTTTTTGCCGTCTTCGAATCTAAAGCCTACACGGTCAGCCTTACCGGTTGCCGCATTGAAGAGTGCAATGTTAGAGATCTGAATAGCTGCTTCTTTCTCTACAATGCCGCCTGGTTGGTTCAGAGCCGGAACCGGCTTCTGGTGTTTCTTAACCAGGTTGATACCTTCAACGATGACCTTGCCGGAAGACAGGACATTCTTAACTTTACCGCGTTTACCTTTATCTTTACCGGTTAACACGATAACTTCGTCATCACGACGGATTTTCGCTGCCATGATTCGCTCCTTAGAGTACTTCTGGTGCCAGAGAGATAATTTTCATGAACTTCTCGTTACGAAGCTCACGAGTTACCGGCCCAAAAATACGCGTACCGATAGGCTGCTCGCTGTTATTGTTTAAAATAACGCATGCATTACCATCGAAGCGAATGACAGAACCGTCCGGGCGACGAACACCCTTCTTGGTGCGCACCACTACCGCCTTCAGCACATCACCTTTTTTGACCTTACCACGCGGAATTGCTTCTTTGATGGTGATCTTGATGATGTCGCCTACGCCTGCGTAGCGACGGTGCGAGCCACCCAGAACCTTGATACACATTACGCGACGTGCACCGGAGTTGTCGGCGACGTTCAGCATAGTCTGTTCTTGGATCATTTTAGTGCTCCGCTAATGTCAACTACTACTGAGACCCGAAATCAGGTCGTTAAAAAAGCCCCATATCGAGGGCGCGGCATTATAACACCGCTCTCAGGATATGGGTAGAAAAAATAAACGGCCCATCGCTGAGCCGTTTATTCGTTGAGAACGCGTACTGTATTACAGAACCGCTTTCTCTACAACGCGAACCAGCGTCCAGGACTTAGTCTTGGACAGCGGACGGCATTCACGGATTTCAACCTTGTCACCGATACCGCATTCGTTGTTCTCGTCATGTACGTGCAGTTTGGTCGTACGCTTAATGAATTTACCGTAGATCGGGTGTTTCACAAAACGTTCGATAGCAACAACAATGGATTTCTCCATTTTGTCGCTAACAACGCGACCTTGCAGAGTACGGATTTTATCGGTCATTACGCACCCGCCTTCTCAGTCAGTAAAGTCTTAACGCGTGCGACATCACGACGCACTTGCTTCAACAGGTGAGACTGTTGCAGCTGGCCACTTGCAGCCTGCATACGCAGGTTGAACTGCTCACGCAGCAGATTCAGCAGCTCGGTGTTCAGCTCTTCAACACTCTTCTCACGCAGCTCTTTTGCTTTCATTACATCACCGTCTTAGTTACAAAGGTGGTTTTAATCGGCAGTTTCGCTGCTGCCAGCTTGAATGCTTCACGGGCCAGCTCTTCCGGTACGCCGTCCATTTCATACAGGACTTTACCCGGCTGAATCAAGGCAACCCAATACTCCACGTTACCTTTACCTTTACCCATACGCACTGCCAGCGGCTTTTCAGTGATCGGTTTGTCCGGGAATACACGGATCCAGATCTTACCTTGACGCTTAACTGCACGGGTCATAGCACGACGTGCTGCTTCGATCTGACGGGCAGTCAGACGACCACGGCCAACAGCTTTCAGACCGAAGCTGCCGAAGCTAACATCCGCGCCAGCAGCCAGACCGCGGTTACGGCCTTTGTGCATTTTACGGAATTTTGTACGCTTTGGTTGTAACATCAGCGACGCTCCTTATTTACGGCCTTTACGCTGCTGCTTTTTAGGTTGAGCAGCCGGTTTTTCCGGTTGTTCAACAGCAGCCATACCACCCAGGATCTCGCCTTTGAAGATCCATACCTTAACGCCGATTACACCGTAAGTGGTGTGCGCTTCAGAGGTGTTGTAGTCAATGTCAGCACGCAGAGTGTGCAGCGGTACGCGACCTTCGCGGTACCATTCGGTACGTGCGATTTCCGCGCCGCCCAGACGGCCGCTAACTTCAACTTTAATCCCTTTAGCGCCCAGACGCATGGCGTTCTGTACAGCACGCTTCATCGCACGACGGAACATAACACGACGTTCCAGCTGTGAAGTGATGCTGTCAGCAACCAGTTTTGCGTCCAGTTCAGGCTTACGAACTTCGGCGATATTGATCTGTGCAGGAACGCCAGCGATATCCGCCACGACCTTACGCAGTTTTTCTACGTCTTCACCTTTCTTACCGATAACGATACCCGGGCGAGCAGTGTGAATAGTCACACGGATGCTCTTAGCCGGACGCTCGATAACGATACGAGATACGGACGCTTTAGCCAGTTCCTTAGTCAGGTAC
The DNA window shown above is from Citrobacter farmeri and carries:
- the rpmC gene encoding 50S ribosomal protein L29 → MKAKELREKSVEELNTELLNLLREQFNLRMQAASGQLQQSHLLKQVRRDVARVKTLLTEKAGA
- the rplP gene encoding 50S ribosomal protein L16, encoding MLQPKRTKFRKMHKGRNRGLAAGADVSFGSFGLKAVGRGRLTARQIEAARRAMTRAVKRQGKIWIRVFPDKPITEKPLAVRMGKGKGNVEYWVALIQPGKVLYEMDGVPEELAREAFKLAAAKLPIKTTFVTKTVM
- the rplE gene encoding 50S ribosomal protein L5, which codes for MAKLHDYYKDEVVNKLMTEFNYNSVMQVPRVEKITLNMGVGEAIADKKLLDNAAADLTAISGQKPLITKARKSVAGFKIRQGYPIGCKVTLRGERMWEFFERLITIAVPRIRDFRGLSAKSFDGRGNYSMGVREQIIFPEIDYDKVDRVRGLDITITTTAKSDEEGRALLAAFDFPFRK
- the rpsQ gene encoding 30S ribosomal protein S17, with amino-acid sequence MTDKIRTLQGRVVSDKMEKSIVVAIERFVKHPIYGKFIKRTTKLHVHDENNECGIGDKVEIRECRPLSKTKSWTLVRVVEKAVL
- the rplN gene encoding 50S ribosomal protein L14, which produces MIQEQTMLNVADNSGARRVMCIKVLGGSHRRYAGVGDIIKITIKEAIPRGKVKKGDVLKAVVVRTKKGVRRPDGSVIRFDGNACVILNNNSEQPIGTRIFGPVTRELRNEKFMKIISLAPEVL
- the rplX gene encoding 50S ribosomal protein L24, with translation MAAKIRRDDEVIVLTGKDKGKRGKVKNVLSSGKVIVEGINLVKKHQKPVPALNQPGGIVEKEAAIQISNIALFNAATGKADRVGFRFEDGKKVRFFKSNSETIK
- the rpsN gene encoding 30S ribosomal protein S14, which gives rise to MAKQSMKAREVKRVALADKYFAKRAELKAIISDVNASDEDRWNAVLKLQSLPRDSSPSRQRNRCRQTGRPHGYVGKFGLSRIKLREAAMRGEVPGLKKASW
- the rpsC gene encoding 30S ribosomal protein S3, which gives rise to MGQKVHPNGIRLGIVKPWNSTWFANTKEFADNLDSDFKVRQYLTKELAKASVSRIVIERPAKSIRVTIHTARPGIVIGKKGEDVEKLRKVVADIAGVPAQINIAEVRKPELDAKLVADSITSQLERRVMFRRAMKRAVQNAMRLGAKGIKVEVSGRLGGAEIARTEWYREGRVPLHTLRADIDYNTSEAHTTYGVIGVKVWIFKGEILGGMAAVEQPEKPAAQPKKQQRKGRK